One Phalacrocorax carbo chromosome 12, bPhaCar2.1, whole genome shotgun sequence genomic window carries:
- the RPP30 gene encoding ribonuclease P protein subunit p30 has translation MAGFADLNLPQGPDKKSLQSLVEAAAHLGYSAVALNHVIDFKEKKQEIIKPVSPSELFPSLPIVQGTSKRIKVLTRLTLVVSDPSHCNLLRSTSANIRLYDIIAVFPKTEKLFHIACTTLDVDLVCINVTEKLPFYFRRPPVNMAIDRGIYFELLYTPAIKDSTMRRYTISNAISLMQICKGKNIVISSAAERPLELRGPYDVANLGLLFGLSESEAKAAVSTNCRATMLHGETRKSACGVVYTVKKPRKVEEEETTLPACKKAKTQA, from the exons ATGGCCGGCTTCGCCGACCTGAACCTCCCGCAGGGGCCGGACAAGAAGTCCCTGCAGAGCTTGGTGGAGGCCGCGGCGCACC TGGGATACTCTGCAGTTGCTCTTAATCATGTCATCgattttaaagagaagaaacag GAAATCATCAAGCCAGTATCTCCTTCAGAGTTGTTTCCATCTCTGCCTATTGTACAA ggGACATCTAAAAGAATTAAAGTCTTAACCCGGCTAACACTTGTTGTTTCTGATCCTTCCCACTGTAATCTCTTG AGATCAACGTCTGCAAATATAAGGTTATATGACATCATAGCTGTATTTCCAAAGACTGAGAAACTGTTTCAT ATCGCTTGCACAACTCTAGATGTGGATCTAGTATGCATAAATGTAACAGAAAAGCTGCCATTCTACTTCCGAAGGCCCCCTGTGAATATG GCAATAGATCGAGGCATTTACTTTGAACTTCTTTACACGCCTGCCATCAAAGACTCCACAATGAGAAGATACACAATTTCAAATGCGATCAGCCTGATGCAGATCTGCAAAGGAAAG aacatTGTTATATCTAGTGCAGCCGAAAGG ccCCTAGAACTACGAGGTCCTTACGACGTGGCTAATCT AGGTTTGCTGTTTGGCCTGTCAGAAAGCGAAGCCAAGGCAGCCGTGTCTACCAACTGCAGAGCCACCATGCTTCATGGAG AAACTCGGAAGAGTGCCTGTGGAGTAGTGTACACGGTGAAGAAGCCTCGCAAGgttgaggaagaagaaacaacacTGCCAGCCTGCAAAAAAGCTAAGACTCAAGCTTGA